The Hordeum vulgare subsp. vulgare chromosome 7H, MorexV3_pseudomolecules_assembly, whole genome shotgun sequence DNA window AGCACTAatgttttcttatttttattttagtcgATATTCCACTATGCACGAGACCCAAGTCATCATGAAAATATGGACATTGCTACGTTCAAATTGTTTCATAGCTGGCCTCACAACAATGAGTATCATATCTCACAATGTGATTTGGTAAGATTTTAATTTTTCATTTATAATAGTGGTTTATTTGGTATTAGTTAATATTTCATGTATTTCTAAATGTATGCATCATTGCAAATTTTCTTGCCTTGGGATATTTTTGGGTTATTCCTATTGTTTGTCTTGGATCAAGATAAAAAAGTTTTCTCAATTTTTGATCCGATGCCAATACCTACTTTGGGGAAGAATATACTTAAAACCATGGTCAATAACCTAAACTTCGCGCTTCAAGTTGCAAACACTACATTCAAGGACGAtatctctaaatgggaatgtATAGTTCCTCTTGTTCCAACAAACTCTCACTAGTATGAATCTTTTTAATGCATTATAATACTAATTCATTCATTCAACGCACATTATGTGTTTATTTCATACATGCAGTGCCTTGTGAGGTTATTTGGTTTTTAattacatgcactcattgtgcgaTGGAAGGCTATATTTCCCTATACCCTAGGTGAACATTTACACCATGCTTAGTTGTATACACATTGCACATACAAAATTGTTATAACAATGTTGTACAATGCACATGTAGGATGGTTTTGAACCGAGGAAGTGATTTTTGatgcatattttaaagtatgaagaaaatgaagatcaaAACAATATTCCAACTCATTGAAGGAAGCATCATAGGTGGCATCTATACATGGACCTTCATTGCTTCAAAAGATGGACCTTCAAGACATGCTTAGTTTTGGTTTCTAAATATATTTTTGTAGCCATTATAATACAATTATTATGTGACAATGAATTTTATGCGAAGACATGTTTCTGGATCGTTCTCGTATCATTGGGCATAAGACACATTTAAATGGCTGGTAAAAAGCTCATTAAAATAAATTTAGATCCAGAATATATGTTTTTACTATAGATTATTGTTATACGTGTGCTAGATCACAAATATGTCACAATTTCGACTTGATAACATTTTGCATCCATCCAAAAAATCAGAACTTCTTTTACTTAGATACCATGTGAAGTCATTTTGTTTTAGACATGCATTGCACATGCATGCTTACTAGTATTTATTAACAATTGGCAGTTCTATTTTTGAGAGCATGACATTTTTATTATAAAGAGGGTGGCATGTTTAATGTAAAAAAGGATGGCAACTTTATTATtaataggtggtagtttgttttttgAGAGCATAACATTATTATAATTGTTGACATGCCATTTTTATTATAAAGAGCATGGAATTTTTAATGTCAAGAGGATGGCTGTTTTAAATTTGTATTATGTGGCAGTTTTCCTTTTGGGCTTATTgagataaaatattttatctAGAGGATAGCAGTTTTATAAAGTAGCACGCCAATTTTCattcttttaaaaaaatatatatagagGATGGCAGATTAATGGTTTACCATGGCAAAAACAAATTTTAAATGACTTGACTTTTCGTTTTTGTTTTAAAGTCTTGGCAATTTTAAACAAAAAACACTTAAATGGACCTTCTGGGTCTCTCTGGATCGCCTGGTCTGCCCTTGGGAAGAACCGTCTGCTATACATATCTTTATGTGCTGCAATATATCACTTCTTTTAACATATGCTGCAATATATCACTTAATATAACGTGCTGTGACCTATTTTCTTCTTGTGAGTTGTTACCTATTTTGTCAGTAACACATCATATGTCAGTGAACGTTCATCCATCCTCTATGTACATGGCAAGAACTCAAGGGGTATTTTCTTTTCAAAACTCAGCCGACCAGGATATCAGGAAACGAAGGAAAGAGTTGCCCAATTAATTCACGGAGAACCCGGAAAAAACAGTAATGTCACGCTCCCAAAAAACAGGGCACCACCCATGGTGCCGTGGCAACCCACACAAAAATGCACGCGGACAAGGAGAAAAGCACCCTCGAGGTTCCCATCCGGTGTCATCCTTATCATTCCTCCATGAGTCAGCAACCCTGACTAGATCATCAACGACCATCACGAAGCCCTGACCACGAACACCAAGGCCCGAGCCGGCGAAAGCCAAACATTCAACCGCACACACCGACGTCCAAGCATCTTCGATGTCGTCGACGAACATTGGAGGAGAAAAGCGAAGGGCCTGCGCCAAGCTAGCTCCAGAACCGACCACCCGCCTCACGTCATCGTCATTGCAAGGGCGCACCTCAGTAGCTTCCACTCCAGAAACACCAAGTGAGGCCCGATAACCCCTTGGACACGAGGATGAGACTGACCACCAAAACTTAGCAGCAAACCAACTCCGCTCGAAGTCGTTTTGCTTTACATTTAAATTTTGGTTTTGCTAAAACATATCTAaatgtgagataagtattgcacaTCTAAGTTCTATATCATTGATCTTACATGGAGATTCGTGCGGGTATTTTCTTTtccactttatttttctttttatgctTGATTTAGTCATTTAAATGTACAATAACTATGTCACATCTAGATGTGGCCTAGACACATCCTTTAAATTTCTATTGCTTTATGGTATATCTCTTCTCACCTATTCCTTTTTTGTTCGAATGCTTTAAATTTCTGTAGAAACAGTGGGAAATTATCTAGTTGAAGATATAGACAATCCCAAAATAGCCCTAACTTGTCTACTATCACTTTGGACTTTGAACCATCTAAACTCACACAGCCTCGAGATCCCATTTTTTTCCTTCcgcggagagggagggagggattgATTTTCCTTCCgcaaggagggagggagagggagagagagtgggtgCCACCTGTGAGTTGATAGGAAAATCATGCATTAGGAACAAAAGAGCGAAAAACTAGTCTAAACCATGCTATTGCGTGGATTGCTTGTTTCAGGCGAAATGAGTAGTTGACTAGTCTAGAAAAAAAACCTTTGAGTAGATACTTAGGATGCAGATTAAGATTTGAGCTGATACCATTCTCATGCTTGGCCTTCAAGATTCGTGATGCAGACTTCTGGCTTCTACATGTGAGATCTGACTACCCATACACGATGCGATGAAGAGCTTCTGTTTATATTAGATGCCGACTTTAGCTTTATAAAACAGTCACACAAGCAGGCCGGGCCGGCAAATTCTGGAGCCCCGTACGAAACTAAAAAAGGGGCCCTGTCTTACTGAAAAAATGAGTCAACGAGTATAATCATAGGAACGAGACTTGTGTTTTTCATGATAACATAAATCTGTATTATTGAAGCACgagataaaaaagataaattaaaTTAGATTAAGTAGGGTCCGAAGTTAATTGAAAAGGAGGACTCGCTAAGCACTTGAAGGCTAGAGTTGGTCACGGTTTGATCCGACGAGGCGACGACTTTCAAATTTCGAAGAGGAAGGTACGAAGGTAACAACGGAGCAGTCTAAATGCGATCAATCTGATGAGACGAACGCGACGAGACGATCTTGTTTCATGTAGTGACGATACCTTTTTAGACCAACGGTAGCGTTTTTATATTATCGGTCgagctgttttctttttcttaaaTATCGATCAAGCACATGTGTTTGATCGCCTCGACTCGGGCCCAACTCTAGCTTCCGATCGACGTAGTCCCAATTTCAGCGAGTATGATATTTTCTTTTAAAATACTACTAATTTTATATACTAAATATGGGGCCCCTAAAATTATGGACCCTATGCAAGTGGCACATTTGGCACCATGGTTGGCCTGGGCCTCCACACAAGCTCGGGTAGGATACCAGCTTAAGGTCGTCAACTTACAAAACAAGCCAGTCTAAGCGTTACTTCTTGGTTGGTCAAGCCCTTCTCTTCATCAGAGTAAGTATAATAGTAAGCTATAAGCCCCCTTACATGCAATTTTGTTTATGTAAAGGAGTGAGACATGAAAAGGTAAGGAAAGCGGGCTTTTATGTAAGAGTCTAGCTATATGCATGTTTCTAGACAGATGCAATAAATGTAAAAAAAAAGATAGAAAGAAGATGAGGAAAAATACTAATCCTATAGCCAACCTTATAGCTATCCGCCTTATCGTATGAATGAACGTATGTGTTAGCTATAGATGATATGACAACATCTTATAGCCAGCGGTTGGCtgtattattaaccatgctcgCCCAAGCGCCTTAAAACAATGATAATGTTATTTGGCAAACGTCCGTCGGGAGGGGAATGGCAAGCGAAGACTCTCCCCTGTCAGTTTTATTTGTTTCTCGAGATCAAAGGATGACAACGAAAAATACCTTCTTCTGTAGAAACTGTCATGTTGTTTCGAAGAAGTTGCCATCCCCCTTACACTTTAAACTGCCAGTGAAATCGTTGGAAATGCCACCCCTTCTAGCGAACGTTCGCCAGCTAAGAGATCTTGAAACAAAGGGAATACACATTGCATCAGGTAGCTTCGTAGGGAGAAATAGGAACGCTGTATGTGGGTCGTCGTATCAATATTTTTGCTTCTAAGTTATACATGCATCCCTAGTTATTCCATCGCCGACCCAATTATACACACATTGTCTAAGGGCTAAGGCTGCAAGCTGGTTAACTTGATGCTTACACTACTTTTCGGATAAGTAAGAAACAATTATCGTACATAGCTGACCCTGCCCGTGCTCTTCGACGCGCCATTAGGTTGCCCATCATGCTGGCCTCCACTTATAAATGGACACCACCCAGCGCAGGTCGTAACATCAACTGGAACCAGCAACACCGGCACAGACCCGCACTTGCTTAGTTGTTTAACGTCCTCCGATAAGTTCGCAGCAATGGCGCGGTGGCCAGCTGCCGCGGTGTGCGCACTGGGGGCGGTGCTCCTGTGCATGCTGACGGTCTCGGTGTCCGGGCAGACGCCGGTGGCCGCCGCGGACGGGGAAGGCGGCAACAGCAGGTTCACGTGCACGGACACCGAGAAGAAGCGTCCCGGGTGCACGGGTACCTGCCCCGACAGGTGCCCCCAGAGCTGCATCGCGCTCTGCCCCTCCTGCCAGACATATTGCCGTATGTGTACATCGGTTAGGAAATTTTTTGTCGCTGCCATTTCATGAACAGCTGGTGTTTCTCAGCCTTTGAGGTGCATTCTTCTGTGCAGCTGACCAAGTGCAGCCAGTGCGGCCGGCGTTGTTCGTGTTCGGAGACGGGTCTTTGGACGTCGGCAACAACAACTACATAGAACCCAACGAGGTAGGAGACCCTTGGAGAGCCAACCACTCTTACTATGGCATAGACTTCCCCAAATCCGAGCCCACCGGAAGGTTCAGCAATGGATTCAACATGGCTGACTTTATCGGTATGCTACTTTGATCCCATCATGCTATATATGCCTATTTTCCATGATTTATTACTTCAAATTACTGCTCAAGACATTGGCATGACCAATTAATTATGCACATGGTGGATCTACTTGTTCTAAACATTACTACCTGACATGAAGCTTTTCTCAACCATTGTTTGTCAAGTCTTCGATTTAATATATTCTTATTTCTCATGTATAGTCTTTATTTGTTTTACTTTACCCATAGCAGTTGAAGCAATACTGAAAGGTATCACCATATATGCTATATATCAGCTGCCAAGAATGTAATTAAAACCTTTTCCAAAAAAAGAATGTAATTAAGACATGAAGTTTAATAAACCAATTATATATGGGATACATGGTTTCACAACTACTCCCTCTATATGTCGAAATATGGTGCATTATTAGTTTTGTCCAAAGTCTAACCTTGTAAACTTTGACTATGTTTATAGGAAAATTtatcaacatctacaataccaaatcAATACTATTAGATTTGTTATGAAATATACTTTCATATCGTATACATTTGGTATTGTCAAATATGCATATTCTTTTACAAAATTTACAATGTCTGACTTCAGAAAAATCTAATAAGAACTACATTTTGGCATGGAGTGAGCACTGAATACCATCTCCATTTCAAATTACAAGACGTAGAACTTTTCTCATATTATTTCATTTGACAGGATATGCATGTTAATTTATCGATGTTTCTTCTTGATCACTCCTACTAATTGTAGATTTTACTTTTTTATGCATATAAGCCTGgcttctttctcttttctttgtTTTGGTTTCATTGGCATTATAGTCTGAAATCAGGAAGAATACCAATATTTTTAGAAAGAATGGATATGCTAGCTAAGTTGTCCCGGTTTTCCAAAGAACATTGGTTAATCAGTGCGCATGTCTTTGATTAATATGCAGCAAAAGCTATGGGATTCGAGATGAGCCCTCCTGCTTATAAGTCTCTTAATAATCCCGCAAGAATTGAGGCCGGTTTCGCTGGAGTCAACTATGCTTCCGCGACTGCTGGGATTTGGAGAGACAGTGTAAGTGGACATCTTCATATGCATGCATATGTATTTGAACTTACGTGCATATATTCAGGAATGCATGTACTTTTATCGTTTATATATCTTCGGTTATCATATGCCTTACATCGATATGTAAGCACAAAATAATTTATATGCATATATTAGGTCGTATGACACACGAGAGCATATTGCAACATCATAAGTTTTGTACACATCAATTGTTGCAATGCAGAGAGTTTGGTAGATTAAACTCCTAGCCTGCTATTGGTTAACCAAACAAGCTAGCTAGGTATAAGGGGCTTGTTTGACATCAACTACAATTAATCAAAAAATGATGTTTTCAGGACGACGGTCTGAACTTCCCATTGACGGACCAAATAAAGTACTTCGCGACCACGATGGAGAAGATGGAGGCCAACCGTAGCCGGCAAGAGTTGAGCAAGATGTTGTCCAATTCCCTATTCCTCATCAGCGTCGGTGCGAGTGACCTATACTACATCTACAACATCATGACCAGATCGGGGCCGGATAGCAAAAATGATGTCCCACACCTCATATCCTCCTATGGGGACAGCATTACGGACTTGTACAACTTGGGTGCGAGGAAGTTCGGGATAATCAACGTCCCGACCTTATGTACGCCAGTGGTGACCTCTACCTGCGACGACCTCATGACCAGCCTCCCCAAGGACTTCAACGACGGCATCAAGCCGCTCATGGCTAGCCTCGCCTCCAACCTCAATGGCCTCCGCTACTCCATCGCTGACTACTATGCCTTCTCAGATGCAGTCAGCACAAATCCATCGGCATACGGTAAAATCCATTAAGAATGACTAATATTCCTATAGGGTCACAAATTCGTCAGCTATTAATATGTTTCCTGTTTTGTTATGGCCTATTGATGGATGCACAGGATTTGTCAACACCGGGGCCTCATGCTGCGAAGGCCCCTGTGCACCTAACTACAGGCCACCGTGTGGCAACCACATGGAGTATTGGTACTGGGATCAGGAGAACCCGACAGAGCAGGCCGCTAAGCTGGCCACAACTACATTTCTCAATGGCACAACGCAATTTACAACGCCGGTGAACTTCAAGACGCTGATCAACCAAAAGTGATTTATGTTAATTTTTCGGCTTGTAGTATCCCCAATAAAATCGAGCTGATAACCAAAAGTGATCTATGTTTGTGTTTTCGATTTTTAGTATCCACAATAAAAACGACTCATCTATGTGAACCATATATATTTCCGTTTGGCATGAGTTATAGTGTGTGGCATTGTGTTGATCATAGCTTTCAATGGTAAGGTGCCGCGTTGAGTCCACGGTTTAGTCCTGAACGGTACTGAGAATTGGTGATCTGCAGAAACTGGTTTTAGAGTCGGGGTTTAGTCAGGTTGAAATGTGGATTTCTTTCATCCTTGGTGTTAGATAATGGTTTAAGCGTCTCAACTCTCATACACATAAGGTATCCCAGTTGTTTAAACCAAACCAGAGAGGAGATATACACGGAGGATAGAGAGAGATAGTTACAATGCTAACAACCAGAGATCTCTTCCTATACAAGCTACGGCTGCATCCACGCGTCAGATATTATGTTAACACCCTCCCTTAATCTGAATTTCTCAAGTTTAAATTACGCTTGAACTCCTGGTATTGCGGCTAATGCTTTTGTAAACCCATCTCCAACCTGATCTCTAGAGGGAACAAAACAAATCTTCAATTCTTTGCTAGCCACTCGTTCTCTaacaaaatgataatcaatttcaATGTGTTTAGTCCTTGCATGAAAGACATGAttgacagagagatatgtggcatcAATGTTGTCATACCAGAGACAAGGGGTTTGTATGTGATGTATGCCAAGTTCTTTGAGCATTGACTTGACCTAGATTATTTCTGCTGTTTCATTTGCTAATGTTTTATACTTTGCCTCAGTGCTTGATCTTgagactcttgcttgtttctttgcACACCATGAAATTAAGTTAGGTCCAAAGAATATTGCAAAGCCACCAGTTGACCTCCTGTCATCTAAGCAACTTGTCGAGTCACAATCAGAAAAGTCACTCACAAGAGTGGAGGATGACTTACCGAAGGTCAATCTAACACTCAAGGTATGCTTACCATATCTTAATATGCGCTTTGCAGCAGTCCAGTGAGCAGCGGTAGGTGCATGAAGAAACTGACCTACTTTATTTACCACAAAGGAGGTATGAGGTCTAGTAAGAGCGCACCTACCAATCTCCTGTATCTGGTGCCATCCTGTTGATTCGAAGGGTCTCCCTCTATGAGTGGAAGTTTCTCTGAACTAGACAGTGGTGTTGGAGATGGTTTACAATTTTGTAGCCCAGCTTTGCTCAAAAGATCAACTTCAAATTTTCCTGACATAGGTGTAGCCCACCTTCTTTGTTCCTTTTAACCTCAATTCCAAGGAAAAAAGTGCAAGTTACCTAAATCCTTCAAAGCAAACTCTTTGTTCAAATCTTTCAAAAGAGTTGTACAACTTCATTAGATGAACTAGTGACAATGATGTCTTCAGCATATATAAGCACAAATATAGAGATATTTGACTTATTATAAATAAATAGTGATGTGTCAGATTTTGAAGGAACAAAGCTAAGTGCTTCCAATTTCGAGCTTAGACGCGAGTGCCATGCCCTTAGAGCTTGTTGCAGTCCATAGAGAGATTTATCAAGCCTCCATACATGAAATGGTTACACTACTGCAGGAATGCCTAGTAGTGGCGGGTGCAAAATGTCCATCAGTGGCAGGCTAGGGGCCCAAGCCTGCCCGCCACTGATATCCTGCCACTTCTAACAGGCCACCAGTGAAGAGCAGTTGCCCACCACTGCTAATTTATCTTCTATCGTGGGCATGTTGCAGGATCCGCTACTACTAGCACAGTGCACGAGAGCAAGGTTGCACCGTAGCAGATGCTTTACTGATGAGCACCGGTTTCTGTCGAGGGGATGAACCTGACAAAAGTATCTGTGGTACGAACGAAGGGCGGAGCCTAGCTACGTCGTAGTTgtaacactcggatgtacgagttcaggccccactcgggagtggtaaagaCCCTACGTATCGAGCCCCGAGGCTTAGTGTTAATTATGGGGGCTGAATACACATAATGCTTAACCCGAGCCTAGGAGCTCAAGgaaggcttatatagagtgtgcatgGACACGCAACCTCCACTTCAACGGCATTTAATGATAATATCTATGGAAGTTACCAAAAATTGCAACTCTAACTATAGCGGTACTCATAACGCGTGGCTTCATAGTGCTTTATGTGAGAGATTAAGTCCCTGGACGTTTCAGTCCTTTCGTTGTCTACACCTTAGTAGGCAACCCCATTAGTAGCCCCCAAATCGGTTATGTTTGACTAGTCGAGTGAAAGACATTGTAGTGTCCTCGGTGTCTCACAAACAGTGGGAAATCAGCTCAGGGCCGTTCCACTCGGGTTTGGAGTAAACCACTACGGATTCAGGAGTGAGATATTCTGCATGATCGGACCGGTCTGCATGCCTTCATTCGACAGTGTTTAGTTATCTCCCAAAGAGGTGGATTAATGGCTCCGATGCGCATGAGCCTAGAGCTTTGAGTGACCAGGGGGAGGTTAGGACTGATCCGACTCGCACCCTGATGGGGGCGACCTAGTCATCTTTACACATTTCTGAGTGACTGGAGTCATGCGGAGGGATGAGATATTCGGTGGGTCGACCCATTTGGTTATGAGTAAAAAGATGCAGGATCCATTCAAAAAGAAAACATGGCGGAGTTTATGCGTTTTTTGAATCATGGAGGCATGCTAGAGGGAGCGGAAACAATGGCATCGTGGGGAGTGGGGAAAGTGGCAAGGCGCCTCGATCCCCATGCCTAGAATTTCGCCAACTGCAGTAGGTGCACTGGCCAAGGGATCTTGCAAATCTTCTCCTTGAAGGCTGATTGATggtcaaagatcttttgtccagCGTATAAAAGGGAGGTCCTAGGgttgagagagacacactcctAAATCTGgtgctttcttcctcctctcgaatCCCACTGCCCCATTCGAGAGCTCTGCCTCTCTGCCTCCAGCTACCACACTCCTCAGTCGCCTCACCGAGTGAGATGATGAGAAGTGCAACGATGAAGGTCGAGTGAGCTAAGAAGAGCTCGTGCGGGTCCTCGTCGAGTGCCGCAGAGCTGTCGCCTGGCTAGATCCAGGGCGACTGGACGGCATCCCGCATCACCAGGAGCCGTGTGCTAGAGCTGGAGAGCTAGGGGCTCGTGGCTCCGGGGAGCTGGCGCCTGCCGAAGGAGGGCGAGCAGGAGCCCGCGCCGCGAGGAGACGAGCGGGTGCTCCTCGTCACCCATGTTGAGTGAGGTTTCTCCATGCCCCCGCACCCTTTTTCCGTGCGTTTCTCAACTTTTATGGTGCGCagcttcatcatcttc harbors:
- the LOC123410373 gene encoding GDSL esterase/lipase At5g22810-like, with translation MARWPAAAVCALGAVLLCMLTVSVSGQTPVAAADGEGGNSRFTCTDTEKKRPGCTGTCPDRCPQSCIALCPSCQTYCPDQVQPVRPALFVFGDGSLDVGNNNYIEPNEVGDPWRANHSYYGIDFPKSEPTGRFSNGFNMADFIAKAMGFEMSPPAYKSLNNPARIEAGFAGVNYASATAGIWRDSDDGLNFPLTDQIKYFATTMEKMEANRSRQELSKMLSNSLFLISVGASDLYYIYNIMTRSGPDSKNDVPHLISSYGDSITDLYNLGARKFGIINVPTLCTPVVTSTCDDLMTSLPKDFNDGIKPLMASLASNLNGLRYSIADYYAFSDAVSTNPSAYGFVNTGASCCEGPCAPNYRPPCGNHMEYWYWDQENPTEQAAKLATTTFLNGTTQFTTPVNFKTLINQK